In Streptomyces sp. NBC_00414, a single window of DNA contains:
- a CDS encoding antibiotic biosynthesis monooxygenase produces MSTTRLPCAEPVTTVFTWQVRPGREADFEEWTRGVADCVSRFPGSQGVSWLRPEPGHRFHAVLRFADPQRLTDWLISPERAEWHARIEGVATEVRDERQSTTGMESWFRLPGTTVKAPPRWKMVLTTFLGAYPMTFLIQWLVAPGTAAWPLPLRAAVFPLVLLPVLTYVIMPVLSRMLRLWLYGTPDD; encoded by the coding sequence ATGAGCACCACGCGACTCCCGTGCGCCGAACCCGTCACCACGGTCTTCACCTGGCAGGTACGTCCCGGCCGGGAAGCCGACTTCGAGGAGTGGACCCGAGGCGTCGCCGACTGCGTCTCCCGGTTCCCCGGCAGCCAGGGGGTGTCCTGGCTGCGCCCGGAACCCGGGCACCGGTTCCACGCGGTGCTCCGCTTCGCCGATCCGCAGCGGCTCACCGACTGGCTGATCTCGCCCGAGCGCGCGGAGTGGCACGCGCGGATCGAGGGCGTCGCCACCGAGGTCCGTGACGAACGCCAGTCGACGACCGGGATGGAGAGCTGGTTCCGGCTCCCCGGCACCACCGTGAAGGCCCCGCCGCGCTGGAAGATGGTCCTGACGACGTTCCTCGGCGCCTATCCGATGACGTTCCTGATCCAGTGGCTGGTGGCGCCCGGTACGGCCGCGTGGCCCCTTCCGCTGCGCGCCGCCGTCTTCCCCCTCGTGCTGCTGCCCGTGCTCACGTACGTGATCATGCCGGTGCTCAGTCGGATGCTGCGGTTGTGGCTGTACGGCACACCTGACGACTGA